The sequence CGGTGGCCATAGCGGCCGGGAACCACCTGATCCCTTCCCGAACTCAGAAGTGAAACCAGCCTGCGCCGATGGTACTTTGTCTTAAGGCACGGGAGAGTAGGTCACCGCCGGGCCTTCCAAATACAGCAACATATTCCCTATAAACACACACCAAACATCAAACGCCGCATCACTCCAGACGCGGCGTTATCTGTTTAAACGCCAAGCGCCAAAACAGAATGCACCCACTGACGCGGGGTGGAGCAGTCCGGTAGCTCGTCAGGCTCATAACCTGAAGGTCAGAGGTTCAAATCCTCTCCCCGCAACCAAAACAACAAACCCCGCCATCCGGCGGGGTTTTGTCGTTTTAGTCTTGGGAAAAGGATTTGAACCTCTGATCTTCCTGCGTTCTGAGCCTGTGCTCATAACTTGAAGGCTGAAGACGTCAAGAAAACGTGCCAGTGGCACGTTTTTAGTCTGAAGGTCGAGCACGGCGAAGCCGCGCGCAGACTGCAGAGGTTCAGCCACATGCGCCAAACCTAATCCCCCGCAACCACCTCATCGACAACACCGGATGCTATAAGCTCTTCCACCTCCGGGAACCAAATCCCGGTATGCGGGGTGAGGAAGACTTGCTTGAGGAAGCTTTCGGCAATGCCCTGGCTGCGATAGAAGGTGATTTCCTTTTCCTGCTGGCCCTTGATGTCATAAAGCGGGACGGGGTAGTTCAGCTCAACCCGGTATTGATGGAAACCAAGCCGCCCGTTCGGGCCAAGGTAACGTTTGGCGCCGCCAATAAAGGCGGTTGTGCAGGCAGAACTGCAGGCGTCAAACACATAGGTGTCCAAGCCTCGATCCCGGATCAGGAAGCCCACACCGCGCCCTTCATAGACATGCCCGCCATCACTGTGCAGCACGATGCCGGTCACACCCGGATTTTCATCGAGCAAAGCGGCCAACCGCTGCGCCATACCCAGTGCAAAAGTGCCGGTGATGTGAATGCGGGTGTTATCGGGGCTAAGCGTCAGCGCATACTGGCTGGCGCGGGCATCTTCCAGCTCGGTCAGGTTGACCGGAATAAACTTCTCCGGGGCAAGGGCACGGAAAGACGCCGCGATACTGAGTGCGGTAAAGACCAGAGAAAGCCCGACCACCCCATAGGTCACAACGGTCCAGATATTGGCAAGAATGCTCGATTGATGTTGGGTGGCGCGCAGCACACCGACCACCTGCCAGACAAAAACAACGCCATGAAAAAGAAGAATAAACGCAACCGTCGCGATCAGCGCCGGGATGCGATCAGCGATATAGGGCGGGAGTGTATAGCGATCAGCAAACAGGATCAGGGCACGGATCAGGATCAGGTTGACGCAGAGCGCGAATAACAGCGCATGCTTTCCGTGCCAGTGAGCGCGTAGATATCCCAAATGCTTCTACCATTAAACGTGATAGGGACCTATTCCACGATACAAGCTTATCATTCTTACCGCCAATTCAAATAATCTGCGGGCGGCTGTTGGGCAGTATTGATTTTGGCCGCGCTTGAATACGTGATTCGTCGATCTAGCTACGATTAAACACCGGTAAGTTCGATGGCATCTATTAGTATTTTCTTGAGATTGTACAACTGGTGAAGGTACGCTCTGTGAGAAATGGCTGTTTGGGTTGTATCAGATGGGGCCGCGGACTTTGCTTCGGTGCCGGGGTCATAGGGATGTTGTGGCTGATAGTAAAAGTTAAAAAATTTGAGAGGAAAAATGGCGGGGAATTGGGAATTTAACGAAGCTGATCCTTCAAGTGTGCGTGTAGGTGTAACGCAAAGAGATCAGTTCAATAACGATGATGTTGGTTTAACTGAAGCTCTAGTGCGAGAGGTTATCCAGAACTCGTCCGACGCGGGAGTTGGGGAGACTCCTGTAAAAGTTTGTTTCCAGCTCAAGAATCTAGACAGTGTCGAGAAAAACGAACTTTTGAGCAAATTTGAGAGTCTTGAGCCACACCTTTTGGCATGTGGACTGAAATTACCACGTGGGTCAATGGATGACGTCCGCGTATTAGTTATTGAGGACTACAATACTAGAGGACTGACCGGAAGTTTTGAGAGCTTAGATAAAGACAACTTCGACAGTTTTTGGCGGGCGGTGGGAGAATCCGAAAAAAAAGGTGGCAAAGGTGGCCGCTGGGGGTTGGGGAAACTGGTCTATTCCTCTTCTTCTAGAGTTCGCTCCTTTTTTGGACTAACGGTACGCGAGGGTGAAGAAGAACTCTCAATAATGGGCCAATCAGTTCTCGCTAATCATAATTTGGGCGAGACTTATCATCCTGCTCATGGGTTCTGGTTCTCTAGCCGGTCGGATAACTCACTTAAACTGCAGTTGCCCGTTCAAGATCCAGTTGAAAGTGAGAAGTTTAGAACGCTTTTCGGTGTTGAGCGTAAAAAACAACCGGGGCTGAGCATTGTTATCCCATACCTAATTGACGGAATTACTGAGGATGCCTTGATACGGGCAGTGCTGTCCAACTACTACTTTCCTATTCTGGCTGGCCGACTGGAGGTTGAGGTTGGAGCGAAAATTATAGATGCAGCGACATTCCTAGACTTAGTTTCCGAAGTTCAGGCAGATAGCAAAAAGGTCCCATTCCAATTCATCAAAGATGTCAGCGACAAGTTGGCTGCAGAGGCGGAGTTTTCTTCGTCGGTAAGTTTGAGGCAAAGCAGACTTAGCGAAGAACAGTTCTCAAATGACCAAATATCGGAAATGAAATCGAAATTTTCGGCCGGAAAACTCGTCCATGCATGCGTTCCGGTTTCAGTAAGCAAAATAAATGGTGATGTGCAAATAGGACATCTGGACTTGTTTTTAATGGGGGTGACAGACGAGGAGAGTCCATACTCTTTGTGCGCGAGAGGGCCAATTACACTGCCAGGAGAGAAGTCATTCGTTGGAGCTATTGCCAGAGGGGCTATGGTCGCGCACGACGACGTCTTGGCAGAGTTTTTAGGTGATGCAGAAAATCCTGCCCACACAGCTTGGAATTCAAATGCCGAGAAGCTCAACGCACGGTGGAGTAAACCTCGAACGACTCTGACAGCTGTTCGACATTCCTTGCGCGACTTGTACTCGTTGATCGCAGAGCAAGAGGAGATGGAAGATAGTGATGCACTAATAGATTTTTTCTCGTTGGTGGATAAAGGCAATGCGAAAAAGGATAAAAAAAAGAAAGTAAAAAAACCTAAGATAGATGTTCCAGCGCGTGAAGTAGCAATTCGGATTGTTGCGGCAAAAGGAGGTTTTACCATTGTGTCAGGACCTGGTGCACTTACATGGGATTATCCCAGAAATATTCGTGTAAGGCTTGCATACGATATAATTGGAGCTGATCCCTTTAGGCAGCATAGTCCATATGATTTTGATCTGAATAACAAACAGCAAATTGAGTTGGAATATGAAACAGGCAGCATCGATATAATAAAACCGAACGTGTTTGTTTATGAAGTTGACGATCCTGAATTCCGGCTTGAAGCAAAAGGGTTTGATACCCGTAGAGACTTGGTTGTGGATGCGAGGGCCGTCTGATGAGCAGTGCAAAAAGACGTATTAACTCGACCGGTCGAAAGCGTATCGGACAAGAAAGTATAAGCATCGAGTTCTTGGATGTGCAACCTGGCGATCCCGTTGCGGTAAAAATATCAATTTCACTTAAAAGCGGTGAGTTTCCAAGCGATGCCAACGTGGTATTCGAGGCCTATCATAGATCAACCACAATGCGTTTCGACTGTGGGACAGTTGGCCATCTCGTGATCCCCGACAAGATTCATCTTACAGATCTCGACCATAGTATGAGTATTCAGTTCAGATTGAAAGTCGTAGACCCCGATGTTGAACCTGGGAGGATATTGGGAGCTGCATCGCGTTTGAAGGCTAAAGATGAGGGAGATGTCGACGGGAGAAGAAGTTTCTTCCCGATTTTTTACCGAGATCTACGTCATGATGTTTGGAAGGTGGAAATTGAACAGGGAAGTCGTCCGGCACTGATTGTCAACAAGAGAATATCAGGTTTCACACATAAACTTTCGGCTAGCCCTATGATGCAGGCGATTTTGTTGCCAGCGGCATTACGGTTCGTGCTTTTGGAGCTTGTTGAGACTTCGGATGATGGAGAAGAAGATGGTGAGCAAAGCTGGAAGGATGATTGGTTGGAATACTGTCGTTCTGAGTTGAATGTTGATGATGATCCGCGGGAGCTAGTCGGAGAGGATGAGAAAAATGATTGGATAGATGATGTTCTAATGAAGTTTTGTGAGAGTTACGCTTTCGTTCAGAACGTAAGAAAATCGGAGGAGGGTTGATGCAGAAAGTTCTAAGGAAGCTGAACGACAAGGGTACGTATGAATTCCGTCAGTACATATTGTCGGGTGCTGTAGGAGAGCCTCCGTATTATTTACTTGAAGATAAAGAAACTTCATCGCCCTTGAAGCAGAAAGTTGCACTAGGATCAGGGGTGTTTGAAGATAGATATCAGTTTGGAGTGTATCTAAACTCTTTACTTTCCGAGTTTAACCCTGCGGAAATAAGCGGTGACTCAGGTTTGTGGAATGCGTTGGCGCTGTTCTGGTTTGAGCGCATATGTCCAAAAATGCAAAATGGAGACAGAGATACTAAAAAAGAGTATAAATACATTCTGAGTGAAGATTTTAGGCATTATTACCGCCATCTGATCCGGTCTCCTTGGCAATTAGTCAAGGATCACGGAGCATCTTCTCAGTTTTTGTTGATTTCACCTAAAAAAAGAAAGTTCCCGCTAAGTACGCAAGGTGAAATATTTGAGCAGCTACTTGCTAGGCAGCAAATATTTGGGAGTAGTTCTATAATTAGGGCGGCAAACAAACTATATTTTGATCAGGTTTCTTTTCGCCCCAAGACTGGTGTCGCGGGAAGGGGCAGGGGGTGCGCGCAGCGCTTTGGTTTGGTGTTACGTCAACTCGCTCTCACATATGATGCAGAACAAATGTCAGAAGAGGCTTTGATTGGTATTTTACCCGGAGAGTTTGAGAGGTGGAAAACTTGAAAGTATTTAGATATTAGTGTTTCGAGACAAAATATGAGTAGAGTTTCATAGCTATCAGTCTTGCCAAGTAGGGTGGTACCGCATTCCCAACCTGAACATATTGCTCTGTCCGGTTGCCCTTAAAGAAATAGTTGTCTGGAAATGTCTGTAGGCGTGCCGCTTCTCGCACTGTAAGGCTACGGCATTGCAATGCATCAGGGTGAATAAAGTAATGGCCGTCCTTTGAAATATGGCTTGTTACTGTAGTTGCTGGTCTGTCAGCAATCTGTACGCGGAATCTGTCCGCAAACTTGCCTGTATCCCAGTTCTTATGGTTTGGGGCAAGCTCCTGCGGGAACTCGATTGCTTTGGGGGACCTGCCGACAAGATTCCCAAATATTGCTGCATACATGTAGCGACCAAGGTCCGATGCCATATGACCACGTGTTTCATGATTAGGTAGTCTTTTCAGTTTGGGGTCTTCAAGCCAGAGCCGAAGGTCTTGAATGCACTCTTCATGTAACTTGGTGCCAGATGTGTTTGTTCTGTCCAAGTCAGGGAACTCGGCGTACTGCCTTTTCAGTTCAGCTAAAGCCTGCCGGAATTGATGCTGATCGAGTGTCTCAGGTAGGTTTGCGCAGCTATCAAGCAAAACAATCGCTTTAGCGACGGAAGTGTACCAGCTTTCGGGAGTGTCTTTCCGGCTTAGGCCGCTGCGCAGTTTGGGTAAGCTTCCCAGAACATGACATACAGTTGCCTGCACATCGACTTTGGTCAAAGCTGTTTCCGCTAACGAGTTTGATGACAACAGAATGTCCTTGCGGACCCCAACAATAATCACCCTATGGCGTGCTTGGGGAACACCGTAATCTTCCGCTCTGACAATGAATTCTGAGGGAGAGGGCATTACCCAATCGGTTTGTTGGTTGTTGGAATCTGAAAGTGAAAGAAGTCTGTAACTGTCATCCCCGCCTGCCGACTGCAAATCTAGCATGACCTGTTGAAAAATCCGGTCGCCCTTAACTGCAGAAGAGAGCATACCCTTTACGTTCTCCATCACGAATAGTGCAGGCTGGAGGTTTGAAAGGACATTCACGTACTCCTGATACAAGAAGTGGCGTTCGTCTTCATGGGGATGGTAGTCGGCTTTTCCCGCATTTCTGGAGCGTCCTACAAGCGAGTAGGCTTGGCAGGGTGGGCCGCCTATAAGAACTGTATTACCCCCGTACTGTGCTTTTATTTCTTCCAGGCGTTTGTTGACAACCGCAGCAGTTTCCGGATGCCCCAATTCCATGAGAATGGCTTCGTGCTGGGCTTCCGCCCAATGATCGGGATAGAGTTTTTCCCAGTCAGGCTCTTCGGTATCGCCATTTAGAAAATCATAGTACTCGTCGGGAAAACCGTTTTCGAACTTGCGAAGAAAACTTCGCAAAGTCAGTGTGGCATGTGCAGATGGCTCTTTCTCGACCGAGAGCTCTATCTTGAAAGGCTTGTTGCCATCTGGTGTGCTGAAGGTGGAAAAACCTTCTCCTAGTCCTCCTGGGCCGGAGAACAGGTCCACTACGCCGATTTTCTGATTCATTTGCACTGTATTTGCGATGTTGTGATTATGTTTTATCGTTATTCGGGATTGGTAGCACACTCGAGATGGATATCGTAGACTCAAAGACGCGTTCGAGAATGATGTCGAACATTAAGGGCAAAAACACCAAGCCTGAAATGGTTTTACGGCGTGCTCTGCATCAAATCGGCTTTCGGTATGTTCTCCATGACAAACGGTTGCCTGGCAAGCCGGACATGGTTTTTCCAAAGTACAGATCAGTTGTTTTCGTCCATGGCTGTTTTTGGCATCAGCATCAGGGGTGTAAGAATGCGACTATGCCGTCTACGCGTCCAGATTTCTGGAAAAACAAGCTCCGAGGCAATGTCGTTCGTGACCGAGAGCGGATTGAGGAACTCAAGTATTTAGGTTGGCGGGTGTTGGTTGTTTGGGAATGCGAGCTTTCAAGAAACCAATTTGCCTACACAGTTGAAAACTGTCGTGACTGGCTTCTGGCCGGTCGAGATTAAAAAAGAAAAACACCCCCGGCCGCACGACTGGGGGTGTTCTTATTCCGAAGCCCTAAAGCTCCAAATCACATCAGGCTATCCGCCCTCACGCCAGATCAAAGCGATCCGCGTTCATGACCTTCACCCAAGCCGCGACGAAGTCCTTGACGAACTTCTCGTGGTTGTCGTCCTGGGCGTAGACTTCGGCATAGGCGCGCAGGATCGAGTTGGAGCCAAACACCAGATCCACACGGGTGGCGGTGAATTTGGTGTCGCCGGACTTGCGATCAACGATGTTATAGAGGTTGTCGCCCGCAGGTTTCCAGCTGTAGCCCATGTCGGTCAGATTGACGAAGAAGTCGTTCGTCAGAACACCAACACGATCCGTGAAGACACCGTGTTTGGTGCCGCCATGGTTGGTGCCAAGGGCCCGCATACCACCGATCAGGCAGGTCATTTCATGCGCGGTCAGGCCCATGAGCTGTGCACGGTCGAGCAGCATTTCCTCTGGCGAGACGACATAGTCCTTTTTCGACCAGTTGCGGAAACCGTCGGCAAGCGGCTCAAGCACATCGAAGCTGTCGGCATCGGTCATTTCATCGGTCGCGTCACCACGGCCCGGTGCGAACGGGACGGTGATGTTCACACCGGCATCACGGGCGGCCTTTTCAACCGCAGCCGTACCGGCCAGAATGATGAGATCAGCCATCGAGACTTTCTTGGCAAGGCCTGCCTGGAAGTCTTCAAGCGCCTTCAGGACCTTGGCAAGGCGTGCGGGTTCGTTGCCTTCCCAGTCCTTCTGCGGAGCAAGACGGATGCGCGCGCCATTGGCACCACCCCGGCGGTCGGAACCGCGGAAGGTGCGCGCACTATCCCAGGCGGTGTTGATCAGATCGGTCGCGGAAACGCCAAGGCCGAGCAGCTTGGATTTGAGATCGGCGATTTCGGAATCCGAGAGGGTGTAATCAACCGACGGGATCGGGTCCTGCCAGATCAGGTCTTCTTTCGGGACATCCGGGCCGAGATAGCAGGCCTTCGGGCCCATATCACGGTGGGTCAGTTTGAACCATGCGCGGGCAAAGCAATCGGAGAAATATTCAAAGTCGTTATTGAATTTCTCGATGATGGCGCGATAGGTCGGGTCCATCTTCATGGCCATGTCGGCATCGGTCATGATCGGCATGCGACGGATTGACGGATCTTCGACGTCAACCGGCATGTCTTCTTCTTTAATGCCGATCGGTTCCCACTGGTTGGCACCGGCCGGGCTTTTCTTGAGCTCCCACTCATAGCCCAGCAAAAGTTTGCAATAGCCGTTATCCCACTTGGTCGGGTGGGTAGTCCAGGCACCTTCGATGCCGGACGTTACAGTATCGCGGCCAATGCCACGCTTGGTGTGGTTCATCCAGCCAAAGCCCTGTTCATGGACATCGGCGGCTTCGGGTTCGGCTTCAAGCAGGGATGCATCGCCGTTGCCGTGCGTTTTACCAACCGTGTGACCCCCAACCGTAAGGGCAGCGGTTTCTTCGTCGTCCATTGCCATGCGGGCAAAGGTTTCACGCACCTGAGCGGCGGTCTTGAGCGGGTCGGGCTGACCATTCACCCCTTCCGGGTTCACATAGATCAGGCCCATCTGAACAGCCGCCAGCGGGTTTTCCATGGTGTCGGGCTTGGAGACATCGTCATAACGATTGTCAGATGGGGCCAGCCATTCGCGTTCGGCACCCCAATAGGTGTCCTTTTCCGGGTGCCAGATATCTTCGCGGCCACCGGCAAAGCCAAAGACCTTAAGACCCATCGACTCATAAGCCATGGTGCCGGCCAGAATGATCAGATCAGCCCAGGAAAGCTTGTTGCCGTATTTCTTTTTGATCGGCCAGAGAAGACGGCGGGCCTTGTCAAGGTTGGTGTTATCAGGCCAGGAGTTCAGCGGCGCAAAACGCAGGTTGCCCTTGCCGCCGCCACCACGGCCATCGGCCAGACGGTACGACCCGGCAGAGTGCCATGCCATACGGATCATCAGCCCGCCATAATGGCCCCAATCGGCCGGCCACCAGTCCTGGCTGTCGGTCATGAGATTTTTGATGTCGGTCTTGACCGCTTCAAGGTCGAGCTTTTTGAATTCTTCAGCATAGTTGAAGTCTTCCCCATAGGGGTTCACCTTGGTGTCATGCTGATGAAGGATGTCGAGGTTAAGCGTTTTCGGCCACCAGTCGCTTACCGATTTGCCGGTCTCGGTCATGCCGCCATGCATTACCGGACATTTCCCTGCGGTATGTTTTCCGTCCATTTTTTCTCTCTCCGTCGTGGCTGAGATGTTTTAAACAGCTCCTGGACCTGTATCGCGTTGGTCGCGTCTTTTGGTGGTGTCTCCCTGAATTGATTTAACCAAAACCAACGAGATGAAACCAGAGTTTATGCGTTAAGGTTTCATGTTGTAGGTAATGATCAACTCAAAGATCGCAATGCGACACAGATCATTCAATCCGATGCAACGGGTTCCCCATCGCTGTTTGAAGGCTACCAACTGCAAGTGTGATAGGGGAAATAGTTATTTCGTTTTGTTTTGATAGTTTTTGTCAATGATAAAGGTTCGTATGTGGAAAGCGGATGGTTTGTCGTGCCGATAAGCCGGACCGTGACATTTGCAATCAGTCGGGTAGACTGTGTTCGCGTTCACAGCATTAAGGCGGGGTTTTCCTGATCCCGTCTATTGCACGCTTCCATACTGTCCTGTTGCAGCCCCACAAAAAGCGGAAATCCCGACATGTCTCATTCTTCAAAAGGCGCCATTTACATGGCTGCAGCAGCCAATCTGTTGATTGCTGTCGCCAAGTTTGGCGGGGCGGCGATTACCGGCTCAGCCGCGATGATGTCGGAAGGTATTCATTCACTGGTCGATACCGGCAATCAGGGGCTTTTGCTTTTGGGGTTAAAGCTTTCAACCCGCGAGCCCGATGAACACCACCCGCTGGGATATGGCAAGGAAACCTATTTCTGGTCGTTTCTGGTGGCGGTGATGATTTTCGGGCTGGGTGCTGGCGTTTCCATCTGGGAAGGGGTGGACAAGGTCATTCATCCGCATGCGCTTGATGTGCATGTGGTGGCAACGCTTGGCGGGTTTGCGGTTCGGACCTATCACGTTGTGTTTTCGATCCTGGCGATTGCGATTGTGCTTGAGGGCATGGCGTTTCGCACGGCGTATCTGGCCTTTCGGGCACAGAACCCCGGCATCCCGTTGATCAAGGCGGTACGCGGCAGCAAGGATCCGACGGTGTTTGTCATCCTGTTTGAGGATTCAGCAGCGCTTTTGGGGCTTGTTGTCGCCTGTGTCGGGATTGCTGCGGCGTATTTGCTTGAAATGCCGGTACTTGATGGGCTGGCATCGGTGATGATCGGGCTTATTCTGGCGGTGACGGCGTTTTTGTTGGCGGTTGAATGCAAGGGGCTTTTGATCGGTGAGAGTGCCAATAGCCAAAGCCGTAAAATGATTGCCGAGATGGTCGCGGCCATTCCCGGCATCCTTAAGGTCAACGAGATCGTGACCCTGCATCACGGGCCGCAAAGCCTGATGGTCTGTGTCAGTGTCGATTTTCAGGACAAGGTAACCTCAAAGCAGGTTGAAGCCGCCGTCAGTCGCCTTGAAAGCGATATCCGTGCGGCGATCCCGGAAGTCTCCAAGGTGTTTATTGAAGCGCAAAACTGGCGTTCGCATCAGGAACTGCTTGATCAGGCCGGAGATGCTGATGGCAACCCCGTTGCAGAGCGTCCGGCGTGATCCCGACTTGGTACTGTTCCGCATCAGGGTGCATTGACCACAGGGCTTTGCAATAGTATGAGGAATAAAATCAACAACGAAATTCGAGGGCAGGGTGACCGCGTTAAATCAGGATTACGGAACGTCTCTGTCATGGATTGCGGTTGATTGGGGGACCTCCAATCTGCGGGTCTGGGCGATGGATGATAAGGCTAACATCCTTGGCAGCGCGGAAAGCCCGCTTGGCATGAATGCGATTGCCGGTGACCCGAAGCTCTCATTTGAAGCTGTTTTGCTCGGGCTGATTGACGGCTGGCTGCCCGAGGGGGTGATGGGCCTGCCTGTGATGATCTGTGGCATGGCCGGGGCAAAGCAAGGCTGGCTTGAAGCGCCTTATTGCGATGTCCCAGCACGGCCTTCGGATCTGGCACAGGGGGCGGTGAAGCCAAATGTGAATGATCCTCGCATTTCCGTCTTTATCCTGCCCGGCCTTTGTCAGCGCGGTGACTCTGACGTCATGCGCGGCGAGGAAACCCAGCTTGTTGGTTTTATGGCAGGACATCCCGACTTTTCCGGTTGGGTCTGTTTGCCCGGCACCCATTCGAAATGGGCGCGGATTGCGGGGGGCGAGATTACAGCCTTTCGCACCTATATGAGCGGCGAGGTGTTTGCGCTGCTGTCAAACAACTCGATCCTGAAACATTCTGTGGATGACACGTGGGACGATGCGGCCTTTGCCGATGCAGTCCGCGCCGCGCGAACGCAGCCGACCGCTTTTCTGCACAGCCTGTTTGGCGTGCGCGCCGGGGCGCTTGTTGCCCCCGCCGGAACATCGGTGCCGCCGGGGGCTTCGGTGCTGTCGGGCACTGTTATCGGTACCGAAATTGCCGATGTCCTGGGGCTTTTGGAGCCAGGCGAAAACATTGCCCTGATCGGGGCGGGCAAGCTGGCCTCGCTATATCAGGCGGCCTTGGCCGTTCATCATCACAAGGCTGCCCTCCAAGACGGGGCGGCGATTACACTTGCGGGCCTGAGTCAGGCCTATGGCACGCTTATTTCAGCATCGAAGGAAAACTGACCCATGGCACCCTATGTTGCAGAACAGATTACCGATGCAACGACCGGCAAGACACACCGTCGCCTGATCGCAATTCTGCGTGGCGTGCAGCCCCACGAAGCCGCCGATATGGCGCGCGCACTGGTCGATGCCGGAATCACGATGATCGAGGTGCCGCTCAACTCCCCCGAACCACTTAAAAGCATTGCCGCAATGAAGGATGCTGTTGGTGACGCGGCCCTGATCGGGGCGGGTACGGTCCTGACGACTGATAACGTTGCCGATGTCAAAGCTGCAAGCGGGGAGTTCGTCGTTTCGCCGAACTGCGATATCGACGTGATCGCCAAGACCAAGGAAGTTGGTATGGGTTCCTGGCCGGGTGTTCTGACGCCGACGGAATGCTTTGCCGCGATCAAGGCCGGGGCCGACGGGCTTAAGATCTTCCCGGCCAGCATCATTGGGGCAGAGGGCATCAAGGCCATGCGCGCGGTTCTGCCCGCCGATATGCCGGTCTATGCCGTCGGCGGTGTCGGCCCGGATGATTTTGCCACCTATGCCAAGGCGGGTTGTGATGGCTTTGGGCTTGGATCGGGCATCTATAAACCCGGCATGACAGCCAGTGACGTTTCAAAGGCGGCCATCGCTTATGTTAGCGCGCATGATGCGGTGTTTGGCTAAAAAGCCTTTGTCACTTTGCGTTGGTAGCCGGTTCTGGAACATTCGGTTTTAAAATCATACCAAATCATGGAAGCGCGTTTGACCCGCGCGATATCGACGGCTAAATTCCAGCCATTGTCTGAATTCCTGAATATGGGAGGATCCATTGGATCTTGGAATCAAGGGCCGCAAGGCCATCGTTTGTGCGTCATCCAAGGGGCTTGGCCGTGGCTGCGCAATCAAGCTGGCAGAAGCCGGTGTTGATCTCGTGCTCAATGCGCGTTCCGAAGGGCCGCTGAACGAAACGGCTGAATATATCCGCGATACCTATGGCGTGAATGTCACCACGGTTGCGTGTGATATCACCACCGAAGAAGGCCGTAACAAGGTTCTGGCTGCGGTTGATGCGCCTGACATTCTTGTCAACAACGCTGGTGGTCCGCCCCCGGGTGTGTGGTCCGACTGGGGCCAGAAGGAATGGGAAGCCGCGGTTCAGTCCAACATGCTGACTCCGATCCTGCTGGCAACTGCTGTTCTGCCGGGCATGATTTCGCGTCAGTGGGGCCGGATTGTGAATATCACGTCGGGTTCGGTTAAATCGCCGATCCCGCATCTGGGGCTGTCGAATGGTGCCCGTGCCGGTCTGACCGGCTTTGTCGCGGGCACGTCGCGTCAGGTCGCCAAGGAT is a genomic window of Thalassospira sp. ER-Se-21-Dark containing:
- a CDS encoding SDR family oxidoreductase, yielding MDLGIKGRKAIVCASSKGLGRGCAIKLAEAGVDLVLNARSEGPLNETAEYIRDTYGVNVTTVACDITTEEGRNKVLAAVDAPDILVNNAGGPPPGVWSDWGQKEWEAAVQSNMLTPILLATAVLPGMISRQWGRIVNITSGSVKSPIPHLGLSNGARAGLTGFVAGTSRQVAKDGVIMNNLLPGQHDTDRINALMTNKSKAEGITLEEARTKTQAGLPTGRFGDPLDFGATCAFMCSEHAKFMVGQNVLLDGGAFNSTL